A section of the Devosia rhizoryzae genome encodes:
- the lepB gene encoding signal peptidase I — MTQPADKPIAKKSATNEWVETFIVVVEALLIAIFLRFFFYQPFSIPTASMQQTLMIGDYFVANKFVWGYGKHSFSLGRYGDFALLDFELPISNRIFGREPNRGDVAVFRPVPQDQEYIKRVVGLPGDRIQVTAGRLYINGTMVEREEVGKALDTDSNGDTREVTVYRETFPEGTTHIIQEIGDDMQLDNTPEYVVPAGHYFMMGDNRDRSADSRVLSQVGYVPAVNLIAKAEARFFSIKDNIAPWQIWQWPANVRWDRMFQGVSSDQPYGGTAAP, encoded by the coding sequence ATGACTCAGCCTGCCGACAAGCCCATCGCCAAGAAATCGGCTACCAATGAGTGGGTCGAGACTTTCATTGTTGTCGTCGAAGCGCTGCTGATCGCCATCTTCCTGCGCTTCTTTTTCTATCAGCCCTTCTCCATCCCCACTGCGTCCATGCAGCAGACGCTGATGATCGGCGACTACTTCGTCGCCAATAAATTCGTCTGGGGCTATGGCAAGCATTCCTTCTCGCTCGGCCGCTACGGCGATTTTGCGCTGCTCGATTTCGAACTGCCGATCTCGAACCGCATTTTTGGCCGCGAACCTAACCGCGGCGACGTCGCTGTGTTCCGCCCAGTGCCGCAGGACCAGGAATATATCAAGCGCGTCGTGGGCCTCCCCGGCGATCGCATCCAGGTCACGGCCGGCCGCCTTTATATCAACGGCACGATGGTGGAGCGCGAGGAAGTCGGCAAGGCGCTCGATACCGACAGCAATGGCGATACCCGCGAAGTCACCGTTTATCGCGAGACCTTCCCGGAAGGCACGACACATATCATCCAGGAAATCGGCGATGACATGCAGCTCGACAACACGCCCGAATATGTCGTGCCCGCCGGCCACTACTTCATGATGGGCGACAATCGCGACCGCTCGGCCGATAGCCGCGTCTTGAGCCAGGTCGGCTACGTCCCCGCCGTCAACCTCATCGCCAAGGCCGAGGCGCGCTTCTTCTCCATCAAGGACAATATCGCGCCCTGGCAGATCTGGCAGTGGCCCGCCAATGTGCGCTGGGATCGCATGTTCCAGGGTGTTTCCAGCGACCAGCCTTATGGCGGCACGGCGGCGCCGTGA
- the acpS gene encoding holo-ACP synthase, whose protein sequence is MIIGLGSDLIQIHRIEQTLAKYGERFTQRCFTDIEQRKSDRRAQRAASYAKRFAAKEACSKALGTGISWGVYWRDMGVVNLPSGKPTMKLTNGAAKALARLVPAGHEAHIHLTITDDAGLAQAFVIIEALPVIDQTGANA, encoded by the coding sequence ATGATCATCGGCCTCGGCTCCGACCTCATTCAGATCCATCGCATCGAACAGACGCTCGCCAAATATGGCGAGCGTTTCACCCAGCGCTGCTTCACCGATATCGAGCAGCGTAAGTCCGACCGTCGTGCCCAGCGCGCGGCCTCCTACGCCAAGCGCTTTGCCGCCAAGGAAGCCTGCTCCAAGGCCCTAGGTACCGGCATATCCTGGGGTGTCTACTGGCGCGACATGGGCGTGGTCAACCTGCCCTCGGGCAAGCCGACCATGAAGTTGACCAATGGTGCGGCCAAAGCTTTGGCCCGCCTTGTTCCTGCCGGACACGAGGCCCATATCCACCTCACCATCACCGACGATGCCGGCCTCGCCCAGGCCTTCGTCATCATCGAAGCGCTGCCGGTAATTGACCAGACGGGCGCAAACGCCTAA